The following proteins come from a genomic window of Eleginops maclovinus isolate JMC-PN-2008 ecotype Puerto Natales chromosome 8, JC_Emac_rtc_rv5, whole genome shotgun sequence:
- the ulk1b gene encoding LOW QUALITY PROTEIN: serine/threonine-protein kinase ULK1 (The sequence of the model RefSeq protein was modified relative to this genomic sequence to represent the inferred CDS: inserted 1 base in 1 codon), whose product METVGNFEFSRKDLIGHGAFAVVFKGRHREKHDWEVAVKCINKKNLAKSQTLLGKEIKILKELKHENIVALLDFQETASSVYLVMEYCNGGDLADYLHSKGTLSEDTIRVFLQQIAGAMRVLQAKGIIHRDLKPQNILLSYPAGRKSHSNNTCIKIADFGFARYLQNNMMAATLCGSPMYMAPEVIMSQNYDAKADLWSIGTIVFQCLIGKAPFQASSPQDLRMFYEKNKTLSPNIPRETSSHLRHLLLGLLQRNHKDRMDFDEFFCHPFLEASSSMKKTTPTVSMTGFPSSASASSCSSSSTSHLASPPQSLAEVQHLRAKALTSPTQEAAGFLLKDSSGGGGSSKNSSCDTDDFVMVPANFTTVELPCESKVLPDSLMNSGSLLTSAGLCSQVKTPPHSPSYSGSPSPARPSEFLGSNCSGSYGNHSQSLPIPVPTQVHNYQRMEQNXHSPKQDGSPRVSTPVRRCSSGSSLGFARNGPSPPYGQGAVATNRRFSLGGARPFQLSLQAPQHIETRQTSQPRSAGLGTRLHSAPCLLECASGVVRHKIRKQQSDPVVAPSAGLMTVRPLHSSPRLSELMQRSPLPTILGSPSRTIPPFEFPKPPSSSNLVTFLTQQGLVIGSPSSRTAPTELRDAGQLARTQGTQPAHCIHRLSDDATGFVRSQSAGRLSDMLLMAAFGPGGPLGDRGSSENLTSEKAIDITVPPGGGGGIAPGSISPAQVVFTVGSPPSGSTPPHTSRHRKYSGSFTSISPVGSFTSRHPTTGTYLDCCEAPPSPRYSFTDPISANMGGHVTFEAPELPEETLMEQEHTDTVQSLRFTLDFARCLMEVAGARGVVLFGEETDICHSSVLQPQSLVADQISSLSREWSHAEQLVLYLKTAELLSNALHTAMEQVKQGKLYPSSTVKQIVKRLNELYKSSVASCRSLSTRLERFFSRKHRLMDQISSITAERLLFSHTVQMVQTAALDEMFHQGEASVLRYHKALLLMEGLSQLLTEQEDILRVSKCKECIERRLTALQSGLCV is encoded by the exons ATGGAGACGGTGGGGAATTTTGAGTTCAGTCGGAAGGACCTAATAGGACATGGCGCATTTGCTGTCGTCTTCAAAGGCAGACACCGAGAA AAACACGACTGGGAGGTGGCAGTGAAGTGCATAAACAAGAAGAACTTGGCCAAATCCCAGACACTCCTGGGGAAAGAGATCAAAATACTGAAG GAGCTGAAACATGAGAACATTGTTGCCTTACTGGACTTTCAG GAAACTGCCAGCTCAGTGTACCTGGTAATGGAG TACTGCAACGGGGGCGACCTTGCTGACTACTTACACT CCAAAGGCACACTAAGTGAGGACACTATCCGGGTTTTCCTGCAGCAGATCGCAGGGGCCATGAGGGTCCTGCAGGCCAAAGGCATAATCCACCGGGACCTCAAGCCCCAGAACATCCTGCTCTCCTACCCAGCCGGACGCAAGTCGCACTCCAACAACACCTGCATCAAAATCG CGGACTTTGGCTTTGCCAGGTACCTCCAGAACAACATGATGGCAGCGACGCTCTGCGGGTCCCCTATGTACATG GCTCCTGAGGTGATCATGTCCCAGAACTACGATGCCAAAGCTGACCTGTGGAGTATAGGAACCATTGTGTTTCAGTGTCTGATCGGGAAGGCTCCATTTCAG GCTAGCAGTCCCCAGGACCTCCGGATGTTctatgagaaaaacaagactCTCAGCCCCAA CATCCCCAGAGAGACTTCAAGCCATTTGAGGCACCTGCTGCTGGGTCTGCTGCAGCGCAACCACAAGGACCGCATGGACTTTG ATGAGTTCTTTTGTCATCCTTTCCTGGAGGCTAGCTCATCCATGAAAAAGA CAACTCCGACCGTGTCCATGACCGGCTTCCCGAGCTCTGCCTCAGccagctcctgcagcagctcctccacctctcaCCTCGCCTCACCACCG CAGTCTCTTGCTGAGGTTCAGCATTTGCGGGCCAAAGCTCTGACCTCTCCTACCCAGGAGGCCGCTGGTTTTCTCCTCAAGGACTCGTCTGGAGGGGGCGGCAGCAGCAAGAACTCCTCCTGTGACACAGATGACTTTGTCATGGTGCCTGCTAACTTCACCA cTGTTGAGTTGCCATGTGAGAGTAAAGTGTTGCCGGACAGCTTGATGAACAGCGG CTCTCTCCTAACTTCTGCTGGCCTGTGCAGCCAAGTCAAAACCCCACCACACTCACCTTCCTACAGCGGATCTCCAAGTCCTGCCAG ACCCAGTGAGTTCTTGGGAAGTAACTGCAGTGGTAGCTATGGAAACCACAGTCAGTCATTGCCTATCCCAGTCCCGACCCAGGTCCACAACTACCAGCGCATGGAGCAGA TTCACTCTCCCAAACAGGACGGCTCTCCAAG GGTGTCGACACCTGTGCGCCGTTGCAGCAGCGGAAGCTCGTTGGGCTTTGCTCGGAATGGGCCTTCACCACCTTACGGACAGGGAGCAGTGGCAACCAATCGAAGGTTTTCCCTGGGAGGAGCCAGACCTTTCCAGCTTTCCCTTCAAG CTCCTCAGCACATCGAAACCCGGCAGACTTCTCAGCCGCGGTCAGCAGGACTGGGCACCCGGCTCCACAGCGCCCCCTGTTTGTTGGAGTGTGCCAGTGGTGTTGTGAGGCACAAGATAAGGAAGCAGCAATCAGACCCGGTGGTGGCCCCCTCTGCGGGTCTGATGACTGTCCGCCCTCTGCACTCGTCCCCCAGACTCAGCGAGCTGATGCAGCGTAGCCCCCTCCCCACCATCCTGGGTTCACCTTCTAGG acCATCCCTCCTTTTGAATTCCCCAAGCCTCCCAGCTCCAGCAATCTCGTGACCTTCCTGACACAGCAAGGTCTGGTTATCGGCTCCCCCAGCAGCAGGACTGCCCCCACGGAGCTCAGAGATGCAGGACAACTAGCACGTACACAGGGCACCCAGCCTGCCCACTGCATCCACAGACTGAGTGATGATGCCACGGGCTTTGTAAG GTCTCAGAGTGCAGGTCGTCTGTCTGACATGCTGCTGATGGCTGCTTTTGGCCCCGGTGGACCATTGGGTGATAGAGGCAGCTCGGAGAACCTGACCTCTGAAAAAGCCATAGACATAACCG TGCCCCCCGGTGGTGGAGGAGGCATTGCACCTGGGTCCATCAGCCCAGCACAGGTGGTTTTCACCGTGGGCTCTCCCCCCAGTGGCAGCACTCCCCCTCACACCTCCAGACATAGGAAATACTCAG GCTCCTTCACTTCAATCAGCCCCGTAGGCTCCTTCACTAGCCGCCACCCCACGACAGGCACCTATCTGGATTGCTGTGAGGCCCCTCCAAGCCCTCGCTACAGTTTCACCGATCCTATCTCTGCCAACATGGGCGGTCATGTAACCTTTGAGGCTCCTGAGCTGCCTGAGGAGACGCTGATGGAG CAGGAGCATACAGACACTGTGCAAAGCCTGCGTTTCACGTTGGATTTCGCCCGCTGTTTGATGGAGGTGGCCGGAGCCCGTGGGGTGGTGTTGTTTGGAGAGGAGACGGACATTTGTCATTCCTCCGTGCTCCAGCCGCAGAGCCTAGTAGCAGATCAGATAAGCTCACTGAGCAGAGAGTGGAG TCATGCAGAACAGCTGGTTCTCTACCTGAAGACTGCAGAGCTCCTGTCCAATGCCTTACACACAGCCATGGAGCAAGTTAAACAAGGCAAACTCTACCCATCCTCTACAGTCAAACAAA TAGTGAAGAGGCTGAATGAGCTGTACAAGTCCAGTGTGGCTTCCTGTCGCTCACTCAGTACCCGGCTGGAGCGCTTCTTTTCGAGGAAACACCGCCTAATGGACCAAATCAGCTCCATCACGGCTGAGCGGCTGCTGTTCAGCCACACCGTGCAGATG GTTCAGACTGCTGCACTGGACGAGATGTTCCACCAGGGGGAGGCGTCGGTTCTGCGTTACCACAAAGctctgctgctgatggaggGTCTGTCTCAGCTGCTCACTGAACAGGAAGACATCCTCAGAGTTAGCAAAT GTAAAGAGTGTATTGAGCGGCGGCTCACAGCTTTGCAGTCAGGCCTCTGTGTCTGA